The Paenibacillus sp. FSL R7-0345 DNA segment TACCTCCACCTCGGCATAAGCGCCGTTAACCAGTGTCATCTGCGGCGGAACATGCCCGAAATCAAGATCGTAAACCACCGGCAGCTGCAGTTCGTCCGCCAAATCCCGGTACACCTCTTCTGCCGTATAGCCGAGCAGCGGCTGATTGCCTCCGCTCCGTCCAAACAAAATCCCCGAGCAATTGTCAAACCAGCCGGCATATTTCATGTGGACAAGCGATCTGCGGAGATCCGCTGTGTTCAGCTCGCAATTTTCCAGGTACCAGAGGATGGGCTCCCCGTGTATGAACTGCCGGTTGAAGTGCTGTACGTCGCCGTACGGTGTCCCGATAATATGCCGGATGACATCAATGCAGCCGCCGAGCAGACGGCCTTTGAGCAAAACATCCTGATCCGGTACCGACTTCCATCGTGTGGGGGTGTTCAGATTGAACAGGTAAGGCGACGGGCTGTCCTCCCCCATCTCTGTCCCCTGATGTTTTAGAGAGGATTGCTGGACAATGCTGCCGCCAGCCTGTGTGGAGAGCACCTGTTGCCACATGCCGGTCGTCTCATCTGTCTGCTTTCCGCGCAAATCTCCGAAGCCAGGC contains these protein-coding regions:
- a CDS encoding S66 peptidase family protein, giving the protein MITYPILKHGAVIGVTASSLGVDEQHRDIFDEAVERMEARGYQVIVGETVYKQDKARSAPGKERGLEFNRMIEDESIGLIIPPWGGELLIEMLEFINFDQMKPKWVLGFSDISLLLFVITLRTGIATAQGPGFGDLRGKQTDETTGMWQQVLSTQAGGSIVQQSSLKHQGTEMGEDSPSPYLFNLNTPTRWKSVPDQDVLLKGRLLGGCIDVIRHIIGTPYGDVQHFNRQFIHGEPILWYLENCELNTADLRRSLVHMKYAGWFDNCSGILFGRSGGNQPLLGYTAEEVYRDLADELQLPVVYDLDFGHVPPQMTLVNGAYAEVEVVNGRGTVKQYFHE